The following coding sequences lie in one Alosa sapidissima isolate fAloSap1 chromosome 15, fAloSap1.pri, whole genome shotgun sequence genomic window:
- the zgc:113274 gene encoding uncharacterized protein zgc:113274, with the protein MVKGYQRKRRRGRPVQGAVPNAAQHVVSHKKRKMDTAKDFSTNYHTITHLCDHISVHEIQAVEANPTYREGHAAERLELSCDLEKELASCIFTAASNYFGLSPEKARRLAYQFAVKHQQPVPSSWQKDKLASEDWLSAFLKQHPTLPMSSSHASAPGGSCGFNKNNVHLFFRNLDDVLKRHRFGPEAMWYMDETGVIAGEKPLRVGTRRDFQKEAAITSAEQSCLVTVACCISATGIAIPPYFVFPRKTFRQDLLTSAPVDSGGGWLREEQFLDFLRHFVRHSKCSPEKPCVLLTDNHGSYLSIETLHFATGNGIVWMPFPPDSPHLLLPMERYVYGPIKTHINAAIDGWLLASPRKTMTLHDITGIISRVMPLATASNNIMDGFKACAVFPPNPDIFTDSYGEPASIHNGGGCSHDAQNHTCIAVAQDGQGSTSSTHDLQDCYHSPHISVRSHIPIPGPSTAGNGQTTGHLNSPESSDEDEGFCQMCREPFPHSNSEVVCLQCALCRRWGQGNDVDLSLVISPVSEPLDDLEAAHNTEGAAHDFSDLSPTRSIQNHSHSLTADHFSTTSVTQLQNVLEPVHTSELATHDINDDTHDLHDHSTTGSAPTHSDQNHIDSASDPTESVESGPDHIASACTTGTPHHPNNTIVSSHTVDNHAHKDLAPILNDQDHILKDLAPIVNDRDHTLKDLAPILNDQDHILKDLAPIVNDQDHTHKELAPTTNIQEHTHNNVVSALNEQGHTHKYLAATPNVQDHIHIDSVPMLNGQEPIHETHEEEQLHSAPDVSESPPHSPTPELLTPPSGQTPCGLDSPESSDEDDGFCQVCREPFPHSNSEVVCLQCVLRRKWGQGDDVDLSLVIPPVTEPQDDLQPVQDASSTTDSSQKHIQDPQMHTLSVSSPTDSVQNHFHCTLEPTSDLENDPNHSVSAVTDGTQSHTHNTTISTHNVENHIPNTTVPTHNDLSHTLNTTVPTHNDESHTPNTTVPTHDISHTLNTTVPTHNDIGHTLNTTVSSHGVENHTPSTTISTHNDESHTLNTTPSTHCVENHTHKDLETTHGVNGHTHSDSVPRVNVQDHGHDAHEEKQLSAPGVPEHPPSPTPGPSTAPGGLDSESSDEDDGLCQVCREPFAHSNSEVVCLQCVLRRKWGQSGLYM; encoded by the coding sequence ATGGTGAAAGGATACCAAAGAAAAAGGCGTAGAGGGCGCCCAGTGCAGGGGGCAGTGCCAAATGCTGCACAGCATGTTGTGTcgcataagaaaagaaaaatggacACAGCCAAGGACTTCAGCACCAATTATCACACAATTACCCACCTCTGTGACCACATCTCAGTGCATGAAATTCAAGCAGTGGAGGCAAATCCTACCTACAGAGAAGGCCATGCTGCAGAAAGGCTAGAGTTGAGTTGTGATCTGGAAAAGGAACTGGCCTCCTGCATTTTCACTGCCGCCAGTAATTACTTTGGTCTTTCTCCAGAGAAAGCCAGGCGATTGGCTTACCAGTTTGCAGTGAAACACCAGCAACCGGTGCCTTCATCATGGCAGAAGGACAAGCTGGCGAGTGAAGACTGGCTCTCTGCTTTCCTAAAGCAGCACCCCACCCTGCCCATGAGCAGCTCTCATGCTAGTGCACCAGGTGGGTCATGTGGCttcaacaaaaacaatgttCACCTGTTTTTCCGGAACCTGGATGATGTGCTGAAGAGACATCGCTTTGGACCCGAAGCTATGTGGTACATGGATGAAACTGGGGTCATCGCAGGCGAAAAACCGCTCAGGGTGGGAACGAGGAGGGACTTCCAGAAGGAGGCGGCCATAACCTCTGCTGAGCAGAGTTGCCTGGTTACCGTGGCGTGTTGCATCTCTGCTACTGGGATCGCAATTCCACCTTACTTTGTTTTCCCGAGAAAAACATTTAGGCAGGATCTTCTCACGTCTGCCCCTGTCGACAGTGGTGGGGGTTGGCTGCGGGAGGAACAATTTCTTGACTTCCTGAGGCATTTTGTGCGACATTCAAAATGTTCCCCTGAGAAGCCTTGTGTCCTACTGACAGACAATCATGGGTCATACCTGTCCATTGAAACCCTTCATTTTGCTACAGGAAATGGCATCGTGTGGATGCCATTTCCCCCAGACAGCCCCCACCTGTTGCTTCCCATGGAGAGGTATGTCTATGGGCccattaaaacacacataaacgcagCCATTGATGGCTGGCTACTTGCTAGTCCTCGAAAAACAATGACACTTCATGATATCACAGGAATCATTAGCAGAGTTATGCCTCTGGCCACGGCCTCAAATAACATCATGGACGGCTTTAAGGCCTGTGCTGTCTTCCCGCCGAATCCTGACATTTTCACTGATTCTTACGGTGAACCCGCGTCCATCCACAATGGTGGTGGGTGCAGCCATGACGCTCAAAACCACACGTGCATTGCTGTAGCTCAAGATGGGCAaggcagcaccagcagcactcATGATCTGCAAGACTGTTATCATTCCCCACACATTTCAGTACGGTCTCACATTCCTATTCCGGGCCCTTCAACTGCAGGGAATGGCCAGACAACGGGTCATCTCAACTCTCCAGAATCATCAGACGAAGATGAAGGTTTCTGCCAGATGTGTAGGGAGCCTTTTCCACACAGTAACTCGGAGGTGGTGTGCCTCCAGTGTGCGTTGTGCAGAAGGTGGGGGCAGGGCAATGACGTGGACCTCTCTCTCGTTATCTCCCCTGTCAGCGAACCACTGGATGATCTTGAAGCAGCTCACAATACTGAGGGTGCCGCCCATGATTTCAGTGATTTGTCACCTACACGCAGCATCCAAAACCACTCCCACTCCCTGACTGCAGATCACTTCAGTACGACTTCTGTGACCCAGCTGCAGAATGTTCTGGAACCTGTCCACACTTCTGAACTTGCCACTCATGATATCAATGACGACACTCATGATTTACATGACCACTCCACCACAGGCTCGGCACCGACCCACAGTGATCAGAACCACATCGACTCTGCATCAGATCCCACCGAGAGTGTAGAGAGCGGCCCTGACCACATCGCCTCAGCATGCACCACTGGAACGCCACACCACCCCAACAACACTATAGTGTCCAGCCATACTGTTGACAACCACGCCCACAAAGACTTGGCACCCATCCTCAATGATCAAGACCACATACTAAAAGACTTGGCACCCATAGTAAATGATCGAGACCACACACTAAAAGACTTGGCACCCATTCTCAATGATCAAGACCACATACTAAAAGACTTGGCACCCATCGTTAATGATCAAGACCACACCCACAAAGAATTGGCACCCACCACAAATATACAAGAACACACCCACAACAATGTTGTCTCCGCACTCAATGAACAAGGCCACACCCACAAATACTTGGCAGCCACTCCAAATGTTCAAGACCACATCCACATCGACTCAGTGCCTATGCTAAATGGGCAAGAGCCAATACATGAAACTCATGAAGAAGAGCAACTCCATTCTGCTCCAGATGTTTCAGAAAGTCCGCCGCACAGTCCAACTCCAGAACTGTTGACGCCACCTAGTGGCCAAACGCCATGTGGTCTCGACTCTCCAGAATCATCCGATGAAGATGACGGCTTCTGCCAGGTGTGTAGGGAGCCTTTTCCACACAGCAACTCGGAGGTGGtgtgtctgcagtgtgtgttgcGCAGGAAGTGGGGACAGGGTGATGACGTGGACCTCTCTCTCGTTATTCCCCCTGTCACTGAGCCACAGGATGACCTTCAACCTGTCCAAGATGCAAGCTCTACCACCGACAGTAGCCAGAAGCACATCCAGGACCCCCAGATGCACACTCTCAGTGTTTCATCACCCACTGACAGTGTCCAAAACCACTTCCACTGCACACTAGAGCCCACCAGTGATTTGGAAAACGACCCCAATCACAGTGTCTCGGCAGTCACTGATGGGACCCAAAGCCACACCCACAACACAACCATATCCACTCATAATGTCGAAAACCACATCCCCAACACAACAGTACCCACTCATAATGACTTAAGCCACACCCTCAACACAACAGTACCCACCCATAATGATGAAAGCCACACCCCCAACACAACAGTACCCACTCATGACATAAGCCACACCCTCAACACAACAGTACCAACTCATAATGACATAGGCCACACCCTCAACACAACAGTATCCTCCCATGGTGTTGAAAACCACACCCCCAGCACAACCATATCCACTCATAATGATGAAAGCCATACCCTTAACACAACACCATCCACCCACTGTGTTGAAAACCACACCCATAAAGACTTGGAGACCACCCATGGTGTAAATGGCCACACTCATTCTGACTCAGTGCCCAGAGTTAACGTACAAGACCACGGCCATGACGCTCATGAAGAGAAACAACTTTCCGCTCCAGGTGTTCCAGAACATCCGCCCAGTCCGACTCCAGGCCCGTCGACAGCTCCAGGTGGtctcgactcagaatcatccgATGAAGATGATGGTTTGTGCCAGGTGTGTAGGGAGCCTTTTGCACACAGCAACTCGGAGGTGGtgtgtctgcagtgtgtgttgcGCAGGAAGTGGGGACAGAGTGGGTTATATATGTAA
- the h3f3b.1 gene encoding histone H3.3: MARTKQTARKSTGGKAPRKQLATKAARKSAPSTGGVKKPHRYRPGTVALREIRRYQKSTELLIRKLPFQRLVREIAQDFKTDLRFQSAAIGALQEASEAYLVGLFEDTNLCAIHAKRVTIMPKDIQLARRIRGERA, from the exons ATGGCCCGTACCAAGCAGACTGCCCGTAAATCCACCGGAGGTAAGGCTCCTCGTAAACAGCTGGCCACCAAAGCTGCCCGCAAGAGTGCCCCTTCCACTGGTGGAGTGAAGAAGCCCCATCGTTACAG GCCCGGAACTGTGGCTCTGCGTGAGATCCGTCGGTACCAGAAGTCCACTGAGCTGCTGATCCGCAAGCTGCCCTTCCAGCGCCTGGTGAGAGAAATCGCCCAGGACTTCAAGACGGACCTGCGTTTCCAGAGTGCGGCCATTGGAGCTCTgcag GAGGCCAGCGAAGCATACCTGGTGGGCCTGTTTGAGGACACCAACCTGTGCGCCATCCATGCCAAGCGTGTCACCATCATGCCCAAAGACATCCAGCTGGCACGCCGCATCCGCGGGGAGCGTGCTTAA